The following coding sequences lie in one Sorghum bicolor cultivar BTx623 chromosome 6, Sorghum_bicolor_NCBIv3, whole genome shotgun sequence genomic window:
- the LOC8055468 gene encoding peroxidase 57 isoform X1 translates to MAAAVMAIGLLLAGAVVGAVVPPHHDHLQLVIDTDGGLSLDFHAASCPQLEGIVRAAVQAERGQDVQVTAGLLRIFFHDCLPQGCDASILLDGEKAFGPNASLQPRALQLIESIRAKVHAVCGATVSCADIIALATRDAVSLAGGPSIAMPQGRTDSLRPATNAEVNTLPSPFSDVSTLLGTFSRRGLADPADLVALSGGHTVGKASCGFIRGNDDFSRRLAANCSAGRTGKQSLDVITPDAFDNRYFVALRSTQGVLLSDQGLAGDRRTARFVTAFASNQAAFFNQFAKSMVKLGSIKATAAGEIRRNCFRPNGRVSFDDVSALTLTGDDAAAVATSDEGFAASA, encoded by the exons ATGGCTGCTGCTGTCATGGCCATTGGCCTGCTGTTGGCCGGCGCCGTCGTCGGCGCAGTAGTGCCGCCTCATCATGATCATCTTCAGCTGGTGATTGACACTGACGGTGGTTTGTCGCTGGACTTCCACGCGGCGTCGTGCCCGCAGCTGGAGGGCATCGTGCGCGCCGCCGTGCAGGCCGAGCGAGGCCAGGACGTCCAAGTCACCGCCGGCCTCCTCCGCATCTTCTTCCATGACTGCCTCCCGCAG GGGTGCGACGCGTCCATCCTTCTGGACGGCGAGAAGGCCTTTGGTCCCAATGCTTCTCTACAGCCACGGGCGCTGCAGCTCATCGAGAGCATCCGCGCCAAGGTGCACGCCGTGTGCGGCGCCACGGTCTCCTGCGCCGACATCATCGCGCTCGCCACCCGCGACGCCGTCAGCCTGGCCGGAGGACCGTCCATCGCGATGCCCCAGGGCCGCACCGACAGCCTCAGGCCGGCCACCAACGCCGAGGTAAACACCCTCCCGTCGCCCTTCTCCGACGTGAGCACGCTCCTCGGCACCTTCAGCCGCAGGGGCCTCGCCGACCCCGCCGACCTCGTCGCGCTCTCCGGCGGCCACACCGTGGGGAAGGCCAGCTGCGGCTTCATCAGGGGGAACGACGACTTCTCCCGGAGGCTCGCCGCGAACTGCTCCGCCGGTCGCACCGGGAAGCAGAGCCTGGACGTCATCACGCCCGACGCCTTCGACAACAGGTACTTCGTCGCGCTGAGGAGCACCCAGGGGGTACTGCTCTCTGACCAGGGCCTCGCCGGCGACCGGCGCACGGCCCGCTTCGTCACCGCCTTCGCCAGCAACCAGGCCGCCTTCTTCAACCAGTTCGCCAAGTCCATGGTCAAGCTGGGCAGCATCAAGGCAACCGCCGCCGGCGAGATACGCCGCAACTGCTTCAGGCCTAACGGCCGCGTCAGCTTCGACGACGTCAGTGCTCTCACTCTCACCGGTGATgatgccgccgccgtcgctACCAGCGACGAGGGCTTTGCAGCCTCTGCTTAA
- the LOC8055468 gene encoding cationic peroxidase SPC4-like isoform X2, giving the protein MAAAVMAIGLLLAGAVVGAVVPPHHDHLQLVIDTDGGLSLDFHAASCPQLEGIVRAAVQAERGQDVQVTAGLLRIFFHDCLPQPRALQLIESIRAKVHAVCGATVSCADIIALATRDAVSLAGGPSIAMPQGRTDSLRPATNAEVNTLPSPFSDVSTLLGTFSRRGLADPADLVALSGGHTVGKASCGFIRGNDDFSRRLAANCSAGRTGKQSLDVITPDAFDNRYFVALRSTQGVLLSDQGLAGDRRTARFVTAFASNQAAFFNQFAKSMVKLGSIKATAAGEIRRNCFRPNGRVSFDDVSALTLTGDDAAAVATSDEGFAASA; this is encoded by the exons ATGGCTGCTGCTGTCATGGCCATTGGCCTGCTGTTGGCCGGCGCCGTCGTCGGCGCAGTAGTGCCGCCTCATCATGATCATCTTCAGCTGGTGATTGACACTGACGGTGGTTTGTCGCTGGACTTCCACGCGGCGTCGTGCCCGCAGCTGGAGGGCATCGTGCGCGCCGCCGTGCAGGCCGAGCGAGGCCAGGACGTCCAAGTCACCGCCGGCCTCCTCCGCATCTTCTTCCATGACTGCCTCCCGCAG CCACGGGCGCTGCAGCTCATCGAGAGCATCCGCGCCAAGGTGCACGCCGTGTGCGGCGCCACGGTCTCCTGCGCCGACATCATCGCGCTCGCCACCCGCGACGCCGTCAGCCTGGCCGGAGGACCGTCCATCGCGATGCCCCAGGGCCGCACCGACAGCCTCAGGCCGGCCACCAACGCCGAGGTAAACACCCTCCCGTCGCCCTTCTCCGACGTGAGCACGCTCCTCGGCACCTTCAGCCGCAGGGGCCTCGCCGACCCCGCCGACCTCGTCGCGCTCTCCGGCGGCCACACCGTGGGGAAGGCCAGCTGCGGCTTCATCAGGGGGAACGACGACTTCTCCCGGAGGCTCGCCGCGAACTGCTCCGCCGGTCGCACCGGGAAGCAGAGCCTGGACGTCATCACGCCCGACGCCTTCGACAACAGGTACTTCGTCGCGCTGAGGAGCACCCAGGGGGTACTGCTCTCTGACCAGGGCCTCGCCGGCGACCGGCGCACGGCCCGCTTCGTCACCGCCTTCGCCAGCAACCAGGCCGCCTTCTTCAACCAGTTCGCCAAGTCCATGGTCAAGCTGGGCAGCATCAAGGCAACCGCCGCCGGCGAGATACGCCGCAACTGCTTCAGGCCTAACGGCCGCGTCAGCTTCGACGACGTCAGTGCTCTCACTCTCACCGGTGATgatgccgccgccgtcgctACCAGCGACGAGGGCTTTGCAGCCTCTGCTTAA